Proteins from a single region of Bradyrhizobium diazoefficiens:
- a CDS encoding tetratricopeptide repeat protein: MSAGKYSEALPLAQGMVASLEKSDNGRELAAALNNLGQVYAGQGRDDLAEPLYKRALALMEKSLGLETPLISAELTNLAALYQRQARLAEAEPLFKRALVITEKGLSREHPDVGRVLNNLATLYVKQERQFEAEPLFQRALAIYRKAPDPSIPRSPRS; this comes from the coding sequence ATGAGCGCCGGCAAATATTCGGAAGCGCTGCCTTTGGCACAAGGCATGGTCGCGAGCCTGGAGAAGAGTGACAACGGCCGCGAACTCGCCGCTGCGCTCAACAACCTCGGCCAGGTCTACGCCGGTCAGGGCCGCGACGATCTGGCCGAGCCGCTCTACAAACGCGCGCTCGCGCTGATGGAAAAATCACTTGGTCTTGAAACGCCGTTGATTTCGGCCGAACTGACCAATCTCGCCGCGCTCTATCAGCGGCAGGCCCGCCTCGCCGAGGCCGAGCCGCTGTTCAAACGTGCTTTGGTCATCACCGAGAAGGGCCTGTCGCGTGAGCATCCGGATGTCGGCCGAGTCCTCAACAATCTTGCCACGCTTTACGTGAAGCAGGAACGGCAGTTTGAGGCCGAGCCGCTGTTCCAGCGGGCGCTCGCGATCTATCGGAAAGCGCCGGACCCGAGCATCCCGCGGTCGCCACGGTCCTGA
- a CDS encoding response regulator transcription factor: protein MPTIALVDDDRNILTSVSIALEAEGYRIMTYTDGASALDGFRTTQPDLAILDIKMPRMDGMETLRRLRQKSDLPVIFLTSKDEEIDELFGLKMGADDFIRKPFSQRLLVERVKAVLRRSAPKDPTVAPKENDAKALDRGLLRMDPERHTCTWKNEPVTLTVTEFLILQALATRPGVVKSRNALMDAAYDDQVYVDDRTIDSHIKRLRKKFKVVDNDFEMIETLYGVGYRFKEA from the coding sequence ATGCCCACAATCGCTTTGGTCGACGACGACCGCAACATTCTCACATCCGTCTCGATCGCGTTGGAAGCCGAAGGCTACCGCATCATGACCTATACCGATGGCGCCTCCGCGCTTGACGGTTTCCGCACCACTCAACCCGATCTCGCCATCCTCGACATCAAGATGCCGCGCATGGACGGCATGGAGACGCTGCGCCGGCTCAGGCAGAAGTCTGACCTGCCGGTGATCTTCCTGACCTCCAAGGACGAAGAGATCGACGAGCTGTTCGGCCTCAAGATGGGCGCGGACGATTTCATCCGCAAACCGTTCTCGCAGCGCCTCTTGGTCGAACGCGTCAAGGCGGTGCTGCGCCGCTCGGCGCCCAAGGATCCGACCGTCGCGCCGAAAGAAAACGACGCCAAGGCGCTCGATCGCGGCCTGCTGCGCATGGATCCGGAACGGCATACCTGCACCTGGAAGAACGAGCCGGTGACGCTGACCGTCACCGAATTCCTGATCCTCCAAGCGCTGGCGACCCGGCCCGGCGTGGTCAAGAGCCGCAACGCGCTGATGGACGCCGCCTATGACGACCAAGTCTATGTCGACGACCGCACTATCGACAGCCACATCAAGCGGCTGCGCAAGAAGTTCAAGGTGGTCGACAACGATTTCGAGATGATCGAGACGCTCTATGGCGTCGGCTACCGCTTCAAGGAAGCCTGA
- a CDS encoding DUF2470 domain-containing protein: MQSTPDFDPGKLAKSLLRRSRQGALATLMAGSGDPYCSLVNLASHPDGSPILLISRLALHTKNILADSRVSLMLDERAAGDPLEGARIMLAGRAMQADNEKDLLQRRYLNAHPSAEAFVSFKDFSFFRVHPTGTHLVAGFGRIVDLKPEQFLTDLAGAEDLLAAEEGAVGHMNADHREAMGLYATKLLGAAEGDWRCTGCDPEGLDMQDGQTALRLDFPERVTTGTALRKMLVRLAGEARAKLNEQRQH; the protein is encoded by the coding sequence ATGCAATCGACCCCCGATTTCGACCCCGGAAAGCTCGCCAAATCGCTGCTGAGGCGGTCGCGGCAGGGCGCCTTGGCAACGCTCATGGCCGGCAGCGGAGATCCCTATTGTTCCCTGGTCAATCTGGCCAGCCATCCCGACGGTTCCCCGATCCTGCTGATTTCCCGATTGGCCCTTCACACCAAAAACATCCTCGCCGACAGCCGCGTCTCCCTGATGCTGGACGAGCGCGCCGCGGGCGATCCGCTGGAAGGCGCCCGGATCATGCTTGCCGGTCGCGCGATGCAGGCCGACAACGAGAAGGATTTGCTCCAGCGGCGGTATCTCAATGCCCATCCGTCGGCGGAAGCTTTTGTTTCATTTAAGGATTTTTCCTTCTTTCGGGTCCACCCCACGGGAACCCATCTGGTCGCAGGTTTCGGCCGGATCGTCGACCTCAAGCCAGAGCAGTTCCTGACGGACCTCGCCGGGGCTGAGGACCTGCTTGCGGCGGAGGAAGGGGCCGTCGGGCACATGAATGCCGACCATCGCGAGGCCATGGGCCTCTACGCAACAAAACTCCTCGGCGCAGCTGAAGGTGACTGGCGCTGCACCGGCTGCGACCCTGAAGGTCTCGACATGCAGGACGGCCAAACTGCGTTGCGGCTGGATTTTCCGGAGCGGGTGACCACTGGCACAGCACTGCGCAAAATGCTGGTCCGCCTCGCTGGCGAGGCGCGGGCGAAGCTGAACGAGCAACGCCAGCATTGA